A window of Rhinolophus ferrumequinum isolate MPI-CBG mRhiFer1 chromosome X, mRhiFer1_v1.p, whole genome shotgun sequence contains these coding sequences:
- the NHSL2 gene encoding NHS-like protein 2 isoform X3: MAGMDRAEAVTIFWSRGGHNSPAGRVTRSASSDIRPSHSVPEGVYGRVAVGQEAQFPNLTSPVLRNPSSDPEEPLQTRGGTKPPGMESMGMVYSVPSSCNGPTESTFSASWKGDAFTYMTPSATSQSNQVSKNGKNPSSGNSWVSLHTLPPLVPKEAATLFVTRDNPAGCSGPAGYSEHPTQRRQGLERPFKTGLLTGGTSRLETGPGGASRFRERSLSVPTDVDCGEEQKASEACALPYASTSSEGSNSADNIASLGAHQEAQHRRQRSKSISLKKAKKKPSPPTRSVSLVKDEPVLLPEGGQALPKDQRPRSLCLSLEHQGHHSSQGHPVVPTFKDPEGTHFSQHWYLSDWKSGDTYQSLSSSSTATGTTVIECTPVQGSSESLASPSTSRATTPSQLSIEVEAREVPSPGRLAGLMSPSSGYSSQSETPTPTVSMSLTLGHLPPPSSSVRVRPVVPERKSSLPPTSPMEKISKSRLSFDLPLTSSTHLDLSGMSISIRSKTKVSRHHSDTNFGAKLAQKTSPNQPIMPMVTQSDLRSVRLRSVSKSEPEDDIESPDYAEESGAEVLTLPERKMKPPIAEKPPLARRPPSLVHKPASASEEYPLTSPTLAMTLKSSSQHMRPLPPDTYVVARKPKSSSFPEARSPGGSIAPSSLVFTPFVSSSGAFFSGTQQPPQGSTEDEAPKVKALPERISLQSQEDAEKKKGKIPPPVPKKPSVLYLPLTSPTAQMETYVAEPRLPLSPVITLEEDAKCPHTGDQMQSPGTRMISTSQADGEREASRTGSSMEPSTEEKSVISDKTAEWIAEDDDDVFVASRTTEDLFTVIHRSKRKLLGWKEPGEAFAGGSRPSSHSPIRNAAEVPIISEPAACASLDAGRNDDFKALLQKKGSKATPRSRPSAAELLKTTSPLARRIIAQFSKDYDSTDSPST, translated from the exons GTCACAACAGCCCCGCAGGCAGGGTGACCCGCTCTGCCAGCTCAGACATCAGGCCCAGTCATTCTGTTCCAGAAGGTGTTTATGGAAGAGTTGCAGTTGGTCAAGAAGCGCAGTTCCCAAACCTCACCTCACCAGTACTGAGAAATCCTTCTAGTGACCCGGAAGAACCTCTCCAGACACGTGGTGGCACCAAGCCTCCTGGCATGGAGAGCATGGGAATGGTGTACAGTGTCCCCAGTTCTTGCAATGGACCGACGGAATCTACGTTCTCTGCTTCCTGGAAGGGAGATGCCTTCACCTACATGACTCCAAGTGCCACCAGTCAGAGCAATCAAGtcagcaaaaatggaaaaaatcctTCCTCCGGGAATTCGTGGGTCTCCCTGCACACACTGCCACCTCTGGTTCCTAAGGAGGCTGCGACCCTCTTTGTCACTCGTGATAACCCTGCAGGATGCAGTGGGCCAGCTGGCTACTCTGAGCACCCTACACAACGAAGGCAGGGATTGGAGCGACCCTTCAAGACCGGCCTTCTGACAGGTGGTACCTCGAGACTGGAGACAGGGCCAGGTGGGGCCAGCAGGTTCCGGGAGCGCTCACTGTCTGTGCCCACAGACGTGGACTGTGGAGAGGAACAGAAGGCCAGTGAAGCCTGTGCCCTGCCTTATGCCAGCACAAGTTCTGAGGGCAGTAACAGTGCTGACAACATTGCGTCCCTTGGTGCCCACCAGGAGGCCCAGCACAGAAGGCAGAGATCCAAGAGTATCTCACTTAAGAAGGCCAAAAAGAAGCCTTCCCCACCAACGCGCAGTGTGTCGCTGGTCAAAGATGAGCCAGTGCTCTTGCCAGAAGGTGGGCAGGCACTACCCAAGGACCAGAGGCCCAGGAGCCTTTGCCTCTCCTTGGAACACCAAGGACATCACTCATCCCAGGGTCACCCAGTTGTGCCAACCTTCAAAGATCCAGAAGGGACACACTTCTCTCAGCACTGGTATCTTAGTGACTGGAAGTCTGGTGACACCTACCAGTCCTTGTCCAGTTCCAGCACTGCCACTGGCACCACAGTCATTGAGTGCACCCCGGTTCAGGGCAGCTCAGAGTCTCTTGCATCCCCTTCCACCTCCAGAGCCACTACGCCTTCCCAACTCTCCATCgaggtagaggccagggaggtGCCCTCCCCAGGAAGGCTCGCTGGGCTGATGTCACCCTCCAGTGGCTACTCTAGCCAGTCGGAGACACCAACACCTACTGTCTCCATGTCCTTGACCTTGGGCCACTTGCCCCCTCCAAGCAGCAGTGTCCGGGTACGTCCAGTGGTCCCCGAGAGAAAGTCGTCACTACCCCCAACATCACCGATGGAGAAAATTTCCAAGTCACGGCTGTCGTTTGACCTACCATTAACCTCTTCGACCCACCTGGATCTGTCTGGGATGAGTATCTCCATCCGAAGCAAAACCAAGGTGAGCCGGCATCACTCAGATACAAATTTTGGGGCCAAGCTGGCCCAAAAAACTAGCCCCAATCAGCCAATCATGCCCATGGTTACTCAGTCTGACCTACGTTCTGTTCGCCTGAGGTCAGTCAGTAAGTCTGAGCCAGAAGATGACATCGAGAGCCCTGACTATGCTGAGGAATCAGGAGCAGAAGTCTTGACCTTGCCAGAGAGAAAGATGAAACCGCCCATAGCTGAGAAACCCCCACTGGCCCGAAGGCCTCCAAGCTTGGTCCACAAGCCAGCATCTGCCTCCGAGGAATACCCACTAACTTCGCCTACATTGGCTATGACCCTTAAGAGCTCCAGTCAACACATGAGGCCACTCCCTCCAGACACCTACGTGGTAGCACGGAAACCAAAGTCCTCCAGCTTCCCTGAGGCCAGAAGCCCAGGGGGGTCAATAGCGCCCTCATCTCTTGTTTTCACACCTTTTGTCAGTTCCTCTGGTGCTTTCTTCTCAGGAACACAGCAACCTCCCCAGGGAAGTACAGAGGATGAGGCCCCCAAGGTGAAAGCCCTGCCTGAAAGAATTAGTCTCCAGAGCCAGGAAGATGCTGAGAAGAAGAAAGGCAAGATCCCACCTCCTGTACCAAAAAAGCCCAGTGTGCTGTACCTGCCTCTCACATCACCCACAGCTCAAATGGAGACCTACGTGGCCGAACCGAGGCTGCCTCTCAGCCCCGTCATCACCCTGGAGGAAGATGCCAAGTGTCCCCATACCGGCGACCAGATGCAATCGCCTGGTACGAGGATGATTTCAACGTCACAAGCTGACGGTGAAAGGGAGGCAAGTCGTACAG GGAGCTCTATGGAACCAAGCACTGAAGAAAAAAGTGTAATCAGTGATAAGACAGCTGAATGGATTGCGGAAGATGATGACGACGTGTTTGTGGCTTCACGCACAACTGAAGACTTATTTACCGTGATACACAG GTCCAAAAGAAAGCTGCTTGGCTGGAAGGAGCCTGGCGAGGCCTTTGCCGGAGGCAGCAGACCGAGCTCTCACTCACCAATAAGGAACGCAGCTGAAGTGCCAATCATCAGTGAGCCGGCGGCCTGTGCCAGCCTCGATGCTGGCAGAAACGATGATTTCAAAGCCTTGCTACAGAAGAAGGGAAGTAAGGCAACCCCCAGGTCCCGCCCCTCAGCAGCCGAACTGCTGAAGACCACTAGCCCCCTGGCTCGGAGAATTATTGCACAGTTTTCAAAGGACTACGATAGCACCGACAGCCCCAGTACCTAA